The Halichondria panicea chromosome 6, odHalPani1.1, whole genome shotgun sequence genomic sequence CATGACAATTAAGCCTCCACTTTGTAGCTATTAACAACATTGCATGCCATCTCATCCATGCACAGGCCTCAATTGGATCATATTTCATGCATAGTAAAAGCACAGACGGATTCACACTCCCCCATATACATTCCCAGAAGGAATTAACACTTCCACTTTAGAGTGCATGGCTAAGAAAACAATTCATGTGCATGGAGGATTCACCCCATTCACAGGCCTTGGATACAATTTTTTATATTAGTTGAAGCTTCGTAActgctcagtataattattattatagcaacatTGCATGGACTCCCTCCATTCGCAGGCCTTGTGGATGTATgagtatatgtacatgaactGAATTAACACCTGGATCTGCCACTACATACAGTGTCCATTAAAACAGTCTGTGAGGTAGTATTCCTATCTCATTATTATAAGGACATGGTTATAGCTTCACTAAATAGAGCCCTGGTGAAATTAGATGACAGCTTGTGTATATAAATGTGCCGGTGAATTCTGTTGTAAACTAGTTTCTCAGTCCACAGCTTCCTTCAGTTTGTCTTTTAGAGAACAGTAAACACacgtagcctcgagaccagggcgttcgttgtctgaaagaacgcctcaagttccaatgtacaaCTCATCTAGCTGAGTCATACCATTGTAGATtcatacctatatatatacatttagGAATAAGTAGATGTTATTCTGcttgctaaaaaaaaaaaattttgtaATAAAAATACAAGAAAACCAAGCTTAGAATTATGATTGGTAATGAAATTCATAGGctttgctgtttggcaatttcctgttgcactgcaatccacctttgcaacacacacacacacacaaatggtAAACCACAATGTAAACATAGTCTAGATCTACTTGAGTGGTTTCTTTACTGTAGTTTGCAGTAAATCAAAAATTGGCCTAGTGTTGACTGTGTACTAAAAATCTAGCAGCTATATAGGGCTGCAGTAAATCCTACTCCTATAGCACTTTGAAATGTGAACACATGTTGACAGCAGTGGTGTAGGAAGAGGGCTAATCActtacagcatggatatagTAGAAAAAGCTTAGAGGAGAAGTTGATACGCGTGTGCACACATATTAAGTGCGCCCCCAAAAAGAATGCTCTGGGATTGGTTCTAGGCATGTGTATTTGCATACAATTGAAAGCTTGATTCTTTGATTCCATTGAGTTTGGGCAGAAATAGACTAAAAAAAcagcaagcatgcatgcagtgttatatAAAGGAGGGCCCTGTAGCCCCTGCATGCATTGTTCCTACACCACGGCCGGACAGTTAGAAAGATACTGACTGGTACTGTAATTTACTACAATAGTACATTGTGGTTTCATTTTTGtgttcatgtgttgcaaatgtgcttaaaactgctgtaTTCGCGGGTATATATAAGTACATGTTGCGGGCAATTATTGCTctaagaaattcctggaccaattAGACAAGctgtacattggaacttgaccaggagTTTTTTCAAACAGCGAACGGCCTGGACTTGAGGCTAAGACACACGTGTACAAAAATTACAGACTAAGATTACTAtagaatacatgcatggaaatTTCTAGTCAGAACAATTAATTAGGTAATTACTCATCAGTTTTAGTCTCGCAATCTACTATTAAGTTTCACAGTCTGTGTGGTCATTTGTATAGAATTTTGATTAAGTGGCGACAAATTACTGTGTAGAGAGTTAAATTACATCTGTGCATGGGTGGATGAATCATGCACATGAATTTCATTCCTGGTAAGAATGCATAATTGCTTAcaggcacatgcatgcatgatcatgaGTATATAAATGGGTCACATTTTCTCATTGACATTGACTGCAATTGTTCATCATTTCAAGTTAAATTGTTCTCTGGATATCATTATCATCATGAAGGTTTCAGTGATTGCCACTGTGGCTCTGCTATCTCTCCTGGCTCTGGCCTCTTCTGCTCCTCATCGTCTGCAAAAAGATAACAACATaggcaagtataattatataccctaGGCACTAATTACACCGCAGAATTCATAAGGAACTATAGTAACATTGTTAATTTTAGTTGGTTCACATGTTCTGGCCTCATGTGAGAATAAATTGACTATAGTTGGCAACCGAAAGGTCGAGAAACAGGGATACTACAAGAATGCTGAACAGGCCGACGAGCAGGGATACTACCAGAATGTTGAACAGGCCGATGAACAGGGATACTACCAGAATGCCGACGAGCAGGGATACTACCAGAATGCCGATGAGCAGGGATACTACAAGAATGCTATGACTGAACAAAAAGGTCGCCCCGGTAAGTACCTCCCCTCTACCAATATGCACCACCACTAGAATTCGTGAGAAAGTGACACCATTCATTTTATAATACTTGatagttgtcataattatgagaacaaatttactatacaGATGTTCGTGAGCAAGGCTATTATAAGCAGCTGATGGATGCCCTCAAGCAACAAGATGGCGGCCCATGTAAGTCCTTCCACCAACAACACAACTATAATGCACAAGAAAGTGACACCATTCATTTTATAGTTTGTTTACATACTCGATAgttgtcatataattatgagaacaaatttactatacaGCCGTTCGTGAGCAAGGCTATTATAAGCAGCTGATGGATGCCCTCAAGCAACAAGATGGCGGCCCATGTAAGTCCTTCCACCAACAACACAACTATAATGCACAAGAAAGTGACACCATTCATTTTATAGTTTGTTTACATGCTCGATAgttgtcatataattatgagaagaAATTTACTATACAGCTGTTCGTGAGCAAGGCTATTATAAGCAGCTGATGGATGCCCTCCAGCAACAAGATGGCGGCCCATGTAAGTCATTCCTCCACCAACAACACGACTATAATGCACAAGAAAGTGACACCATTCATTTTATAGTTTGTTTACATGCTCGATAgttgtcatataattatgagaacaaatttactatacaGCTGTTCGTGAGCAAGGCTATTATAAGCAGCTGATGGATGCCCTCAAGCAACAAGATGGCGGCCCATGTAAGTCCTTCCACCAACAACACGACTATAATGCACAAGAAAGTGACATCATTTATTTTATAGTTTGTTTACATACTCGatagttgtcataattatgaaagcaAATTTACTATACAGCCGTTCGTGAGCAAGGCTATTATAAGCAGCTGATGGATGCCTTGCAGCAGGGATACTATCAAGCTGATGAACAGGGATACTACAAGAATGCTATGACTGAACAAAGAGGTAGCCCCTGTAAGTACCTCTCCTCTACCAATACCACCACTAGAATTCGTGAGAAAGtgacaccattaattttatagtttGTTTGCATACTCGataattatgaaaacaaatttactatacaGCTGTTCGTGAGCAAGGCTATTATAAGCAGCTGATGGATGCCCTGCAGCAGGGATACTATCAAGCTGATGAACAGGGATACTACAAGAATGCTATGACTGAACAAAGAGGTGGCCCCTGTAAGTACCTCCCCTCTACCAATACCACCACTAGAATTCGTGAGAAAGtgacaccattaattttatagtttGTTTACATACTCGatagttgtcataattatgaaaacaaatttactatacaGCCGTTCGTGAGCAAGGCTATTATAAGCAGCTGATGGATGCCCTGCAGCAGGGATACTATCAAGCTGATGAACAGGGATACTATAAGAATGCTATGACTGAACAAAGAGATAGCCCCTGTAAGTACCTCCCCTCTACCAATACCACCACTAGAATTCGTGAGAAAGtgacaccattaattttatagtttGTTTGCATACTCGataattatgaaaacaaatttactatacaGCTGTTCGTGAGCAAGGCTATTATAAGCAGCTAATGGATGCCCTGCAGCAGGGATACTATCAAGCTGATGAACAGGGATACTACAAGAATGCTATGACTGAACAAAGAGGTGGCCCCTGTAAGTACCTCCCCTCTACCAATACCACCACTAGAATTCGTGAGAAAGtgacaccattaattttagagttTGTTTACATACTCGatagttgtcataattatgagaacaaatttactatacaGCTGTTCATGAGCAAGGCTATTATAAGCAGCTGATGGATGCCCTGCAGCAGGGATACTATCAAGCTGATGAACAGGGATACTACCAGAATGCTGAACAGGCCGACGAGCAGGGATACTACCAGAATGCCGACGAGCAGGGATACTACCAGAATGCTGATGAACAGGGATACTACAAGAATGCTATGACTGAACAAAAAGATGGCCCCTGTAAGTACCTCCCCTCTACCAATATACCACCACTAGAATTTATGAGAAAGTGACACCATTAAGTTCATATGTTTCGTATAGCCATCACATGAGAATAATTTACTACAGCTGAGAAGACACTAGTGACAGATGCTCCAATGCAAAAAGATGGCTCAGGTAAGTACCTTCCATCAACACCACGCACTATATAGAATGATACAGTTAGTTAGATATATTAGAGAATCAATTTTTGCTGTCACGTGTGAATAATCActttttatatatatacttgcagTTGATGAGCTACTGCTAGCAGTGCTGCAGTCCATGCTGGATGAGTGAGTGAGATTTCTCTTTGCTGCATGATATACTGGTTACAAGTATtgttaacatgcatgcatgattgaatCCACTATAACTATTTCATCAAAACTTTTATTTGTGCAGGCAAGAGTAAACCAGCCGAATACGATAAACCAACAAGAACACAAATAGTAGAACACGTTAGAAATTGTAGAACACCTTAGAGCAATGCATTATATCACCTAATTATTGTTTGAACTTGGTAGAAACAATTGTGAAGAACACAATAGAAAGAAATGTTCTATAGCAAGAGACATGAactaattatagcttatatgAGTTACGAAACTTCAATCGAGACCAGGCTGCATATATTAATGTAGTGTGAATGcgcgtgcatgcatgaagataGCATGATCATGTTAAAGCATTTTCTCATAAGACTGTGTTTCATAATATACTCCGACTGCATGTGTTTACTGCAGACTCAGAGACTTAGTTaagcatgtatgcatgcatgggattcTGTTTatattgcatgtgtgtttTGGATCTACACACAATGCAAAATAGAATCTTTACATGCGCTTCTTTTATGCTTCGGTGGcatcggtgcgcatgcgcaagcataGACTGTTACAGTTGCTTaaagatcaatgaagtgcaagtatgaataagcttctagtcatgttttcttggattttaattcgttgatttgcaaaataatgcttcgttctcg encodes the following:
- the LOC135337263 gene encoding uncharacterized protein LOC135337263 isoform X15 yields the protein MKVSVIATVALLSLLALASSAPHRLQKDNNIVGNRKVEKQGYYKNAEQADEQGYYQNVEQADEQGYYQNVEQADEQGYYQNADKQGYYQNADEQGYYKNAMTEQKDGPAVREQGYYKQLMDALKQQDGGPAVREQGYYKQLMDALQQQDGGPVREQGYYKKLIDALLQGYYQADEQGYYKNAMTEQRDGPSVREQGYYKQLMDALKQQDGGPAVREQGYYKQLMDALQQQDGGPVREQGYYKKLIDALLQGYYQADEQGYYKNAMTEQRDGPSVREQGYYKQLMDALKQQDGGPSVREQGYYKQLMDALQQQDGGPSVREQGYYKQLMDALKQQDGGPSVREQGYYKQLMDALQQGYYQADEQGYYKNAMTEQRGSPSVREQGYYKQLMDALQQGYYQADEQGYYKNAMTEQRGGPSVREQGYYKQLMDALQQGYYQADEQGYYKNAMTEQRDSPSVREQGYYKQLMDALQQGYYQADEQGYYKNAMTEQRGGPSVHEQGYYKQLMDALQQGYYQADEQGYYQNAEQADEQGYYQNADEQGYYQNADEQGYYKNAMTEQKDGPSEKTLVTDAPMQKDGSVDELLLAVLQSMLDEQE
- the LOC135337263 gene encoding uncharacterized protein LOC135337263 isoform X14; the encoded protein is MKVSVIATVALLSLLALASSAPHRLQKDNNIVGNRKVEKQGYYKNAEQADEQGYYQNVEQADEQGYYQNVEQADEQGYYQNADKQGYYQNADEQGYYKNAMTEQKDGPAVREQGYYKQLMDALKQQDGGPVREQGYYKKLMDALLQGYYQADEQGYYKNAMTEQRDGPSVREQGYYKQLMDALKQQDGGPVREQGYYKKLMDALLQGYYQADEQGYYKNAMTEQRDGPSVREQGYYKQLMDALKQQDGGPAVREQGYYKQLMDALQQQDGGPVREQGYYKKLIDALLQGYYQADEQGYYKNAMTEQRDGPSVREQGYYKQLMDALKQQDGGPSVREQGYYKQLMDALQQQDGGPSVREQGYYKQLMDALKQQDGGPSVREQGYYKQLMDALQQGYYQADEQGYYKNAMTEQRGSPSVREQGYYKQLMDALQQGYYQADEQGYYKNAMTEQRGGPSVREQGYYKQLMDALQQGYYQADEQGYYKNAMTEQRDSPSVREQGYYKQLMDALQQGYYQADEQGYYKNAMTEQRGGPSVHEQGYYKQLMDALQQGYYQADEQGYYQNAEQADEQGYYQNADEQGYYQNADEQGYYKNAMTEQKDGPSEKTLVTDAPMQKDGSVDELLLAVLQSMLDEQE